Genomic DNA from Candidatus Eisenbacteria bacterium:
ATCGAAGTCCTTCTCTAGGATCCCAAGCTTCCATCCCACTCGCGCGGCTTCACCCGCGGCGTGCTTCGCGACCCCGAAAAGGGTGGGCTCGAGCAGGATGGTCCCGTTGGTGCAGCGGGCGAGCGCCGTGAGCGGGTTCACGGCCGAGTTCAAGACGAGCTTGCGCCATAGCACCGCGCGCGCATCGGGGCGGGCATCCGCCTTGAGTCCGGCTCCGCGCAGGGTCTCCGCCGCCCGCTCGGCCGGCGCGAGATCCTCCGGGCGCCACGGCGCGACCAGGGTCGCACCGTCCTCGGCGGCGCGGAGCGTGCCGCGCCCATCCAGGTAGGCTCCCAACGATGTCGCGCCCGCGAGAAGGGGAAGGCGGGGCAGAGCCGCCTCGAGGACTTCCATGTGGCCCCACCCGTTTTGAAATGAGCAGATCGGGGCCTCGCGCAGATCCAGAGGGGCGAGCGATCCGGCGACCTCCGCCACGTCGTAGGCTTTCACGCTCAGGAGCACGAGACGGCTTCCGCGAAGGACCTCGAAGCCGACGCCCGCACGAAGGGCCGGATAATCGCGCATCAAGGCATCGAGTCGCGACCGGGATCGGACCGCGACCCGCACGTCGGCTTTCGCCGCGAGGAATCGCGACGCGAGGAGCGTTCCCAGCGCCCCGCCGCCCACGATTCCGATCGGATCCGCCACTGGACTGCCTCCGCGACCGGGGAAGCGTCTCCCTGAGGCACGACCGCGACCGGGCGCGCCTTGACAGGTTCCGGAGGGGGAGTGTACGCTTCCCGTGTCGCAACCCTCAACCGACCCCGGCTCCTCCTCGAATCAAGACAAGAATTGAGCGATCTCCGCGGAGTCATTTTTGACTACGGCAATACGCTGGTTCGGCTGGACCCCGGCGTCCGATCCCTTCGCTCCGATTACGCGGATGTGGTCGCTCGCCCGGGCGCCGAGCGGCTCGGCGCCTATCTCGCCGCCTCGGGCGCTCTCGCGGCCGGCACGGATGGTGATTTCGTGGAGCGGTTTCTCGAAGTCCGCGAGCGAAACCGTCGGCTCGCCGAAGCGGAGGGGCGGGAAATACCCGGGATCGTCTCTCTCCACGAGACGCTCCTCGCGTTGCCCGCAGCTGGCGCCGCCGTCCCCGTCGATCTCGAGCGCGCCCTGGACGAATTCTTCGCGGCGGAGGTGGAGTTGATCCGGCCGATGCCGGGCGCCGGTAAGCTGCTCGACGCGCTGAGGGAGCGTGGGCTCAAGCTCGCGATGCTCTCCAACGCGACCAGCGGACGCTATGTCGCCGGCGTGGTCGACCGCATGGGGTGGGCCGGCTATTTCGATCCCCTCGTCGTCTCGGCCGATGTCGGCGTAAGGAAGCCCCGCGCCGAGGCCTTTCGGGTGGTGCTCGACCGTTGGGGGCTCTTGCCGCGGGAGGTCGCAATGGTGGGGGATTCCCTCTACCACGACATCCAGGGTGGCCAGGCCCTCGGCCTCGTCACGATCCATTTCACGGCGATCCCAAACGCGCTCGATCCCGCCTACGCAGGTTCCGTGCGCCCGACCTTCACTGTTTCAAGCCACGAGGAGCTTCACCGGGTCTTGCTTCAGCCCCTTCCATGACCGACGGTGGTCGGATCGAGCCACACGGCGCCCACCCCGCCCCCTCCAGAGGGAATCAGATCTCAAGGGTACGCGGCTCCGCGCCGATCCGTTGGCGGGGATCTACGGTGGGGCCCCTCCGACTCTCACCCTCTTACCGGTGCCGAGCCCATGACGCGAACAAAGAGAAATCCTACGCGGCGCTCGAGCCCCAGGGCAAAGCTACGCCGCCAGCAGGGCGCTTCCCGCAGGTCCCCCCCGCCCCGACCGGATCCCTCGCAAGCGCTCGGCGAGTGTGAGTATGGCGTGCACTCGCTCATCGACCTGAGCCAGGGGCTGACGGTGACGGTCGACCTCTTCCGCGCCGTGGATATTCTGCTCCTGAACCTCATGGGTCAGCTCGGCACCGCCCGCTCCATCCTGTGGCTCGTGGCGGATGACCCCGCAGGCCACCCTGCGTTCATTCGAAGCCACGGCCTACCGTCCGGGCTCGCGGAGGAGGTCTCCGACCTGTGCGCGACGCGGTGGCTCGCGGCCGCCCGGATCACCGCGGCCCCCATCCAGGGCCTAGGCTTGGAGGAGGCGCTCGAGCCGTCGGCGGCGGCTCGGGTCCGGGAGGCAAGGCTCGCGGTCCTGGCGCCAATCTGGGCAAACGGCGCGACGGTGGGGATGGTCGTTTTGGGCGCCCGGGCCGACGGAACGGATCACCGTCCCCTCGACCTGCAGGTTCTCCAGGCGTCGCTCGGGATCGCGGGGATCGCCCTCCAGAACGGGGCCATCCACAACCGCCTGCTCGAGAGCAACCGCCAGCTCCGGGTCGCCAACGAAGAGCTGAAGCATCTGGACCGGCTGAAGTCCGAGTTCCTGGCGAACGTGAACCATGAGCTCCGAACCCCCTTATCCGTGATCGTCCCGGCTCTCGAGTGCGTCATGGAAGCGGACCTCGACGTCGCCGAGCTGAGGGCCTTCCTGGGGAGCTCCGCCTTGCAGGCCCGCAAGCTCGTCGTTTTGGTCGAGAACCTCCTGACACTCTCCGAGCTCGGCCGGGACACCCTGTCCCTCCGGGTCCTCGAGCGGGATCTTGTTCCGGTTCTGACCGCCTACCACGCGGAGCGGCTCCCCGGGGTGGGCGCGGGCCTCCGCGACCTCGCGCTGGCGGTCCAGGCGCATTCCCTTCCGGCGCGGTTCGACGAGCTCCGGCTCCGTCAGGTCCTGGACGCGCTGGTGGACAACGCTGTGAAGTTCACGCCGCCCGGCTCGCGCGTCACGCTAGGGGCGGAGGCGCTCGCGCGGGATGGGGTCCAGTGGGCCCGCGTCCGCGTGGAGGACAACGGCCCGGGCATCCCGGCGGACGAGCTTGGGAATCTGTTTGATGCGTTCCGGCAAATCGATGGCTCCACCACACGTAGCGTCGGGGGTCTGGGCATCGGGCTGGCACTCGCCCGGGACCTGGCCGCCCAGATGGGCGGGCGCCTGGTCGCCTCGAGCGAGCAGGGTCGCGGCTCGACCTTCAGCCTCCTCTTGCGCGCCGATTCACGCTGATATCGAAAACGCGTCGCCCACCGGGCGCGCCTTGACAGGTTCCAACGCCGGAGCCTAGACTCCCGCGTCGCATTCCCCCAACCGAATCCCGGCTCACCTTCTCCCCCTGAACTTCTTCTCCCCCGGAACGAGCGCCATGCTTGCCCGTGTCACGAGCTGCGCCACGCAAGGGATCGACGGCCTCTTCGTCGAAGTGGAGGCAGACCTGGGCGCCGGACTTCCGACCTTTTCGATCGTGGGATTGCCCGACGCGGCCGTGCGGGAAAGCCGCGAG
This window encodes:
- a CDS encoding HAMP domain-containing histidine kinase, which translates into the protein MTRTKRNPTRRSSPRAKLRRQQGASRRSPPPRPDPSQALGECEYGVHSLIDLSQGLTVTVDLFRAVDILLLNLMGQLGTARSILWLVADDPAGHPAFIRSHGLPSGLAEEVSDLCATRWLAAARITAAPIQGLGLEEALEPSAAARVREARLAVLAPIWANGATVGMVVLGARADGTDHRPLDLQVLQASLGIAGIALQNGAIHNRLLESNRQLRVANEELKHLDRLKSEFLANVNHELRTPLSVIVPALECVMEADLDVAELRAFLGSSALQARKLVVLVENLLTLSELGRDTLSLRVLERDLVPVLTAYHAERLPGVGAGLRDLALAVQAHSLPARFDELRLRQVLDALVDNAVKFTPPGSRVTLGAEALARDGVQWARVRVEDNGPGIPADELGNLFDAFRQIDGSTTRSVGGLGIGLALARDLAAQMGGRLVASSEQGRGSTFSLLLRADSR
- a CDS encoding HAD family hydrolase, which codes for MTGSGGGVYASRVATLNRPRLLLESRQELSDLRGVIFDYGNTLVRLDPGVRSLRSDYADVVARPGAERLGAYLAASGALAAGTDGDFVERFLEVRERNRRLAEAEGREIPGIVSLHETLLALPAAGAAVPVDLERALDEFFAAEVELIRPMPGAGKLLDALRERGLKLAMLSNATSGRYVAGVVDRMGWAGYFDPLVVSADVGVRKPRAEAFRVVLDRWGLLPREVAMVGDSLYHDIQGGQALGLVTIHFTAIPNALDPAYAGSVRPTFTVSSHEELHRVLLQPLP